CTGGGAGACCAAAAGAAATTAGTCAGAGATGGTAAACAACCTAATATCAAGAAAAAAATATCCAATGTTACCTTCAAAGAGCTTGCAGTTGAGTATGTGAAATGGGCTGAAAGACAGAGGGCTTACAATCAAAAGGTAACCCTTATCAATCAGCTTGTGGGTATCTTCGGGAACCATCCGTTGAGGTATTTTACAACCATGTTGCTTGAACAATATCAGACCGAAAGAATGCAAAGGGGCAATAAGCCCGCAACCATCAACCGGCATTTGGCTACAATTAAGCACATGTTCACCAAGGCGGTTGAATGGGATTATGTAGAGGATGAAGTATTAAAGCGGGTCAGGAAGGTTAAGCAGCTTGAAGAAAACAACAGACGGTTGAGGTATCTCTCCCAAGAGGAATGCCAAGATTTAATAAATGCCTGTGATCCACACTTGAGGCCATTGGTAGTAACGGCGCTTAATACAGGCATGAGGTTTTCAGAAATAGTAAATCTCAGATGGGATAAGCACGTTGATCTGAGACATGGTTTTATCCTGCTTGATAAAACTAAAAACGGAACGAGGCGAGAAATACCCGTTAATGCAACGCTAAGGGCAACCTTGCAGGGCTTAGCGAGAAGGCTTGATATACCTTATGTATTCTTTAACCCATCTTCTGAAAAGCCATATCAAAGAATTCAACATTCTTTTGCTACAGCATTAAAAAAGGCAGGGATACGGGACTTTAGATTTCATGATCTCCGGCATACCTTTGCAAGTCATTTAGTAATGGCAGGGGTGGATATAACCACAGTATCAAGGCTATTAGGACACAAAGATTT
Above is a window of Pseudomonadota bacterium DNA encoding:
- a CDS encoding site-specific integrase produces the protein MVKGIYKRGNIFWIRYAGLDGKTIYESTHSNKFQDAVTLLGDQKKLVRDGKQPNIKKKISNVTFKELAVEYVKWAERQRAYNQKVTLINQLVGIFGNHPLRYFTTMLLEQYQTERMQRGNKPATINRHLATIKHMFTKAVEWDYVEDEVLKRVRKVKQLEENNRRLRYLSQEECQDLINACDPHLRPLVVTALNTGMRFSEIVNLRWDKHVDLRHGFILLDKTKNGTRREIPVNATLRATLQGLARRLDIPYVFFNPSSEKPYQRIQHSFATALKKAGIRDFRFHDLRHTFASHLVMAGVDITTVSRLLGHKDLTMTLRYAHLSPNHMSKAVDILDNVLNEKTNYTKTIQLGYNGNVTDL